In Castor canadensis chromosome 11, mCasCan1.hap1v2, whole genome shotgun sequence, a single genomic region encodes these proteins:
- the LOC109699892 gene encoding rho GTPase-activating protein 27-like yields MVEMIAKLTRRQSRALWEQVDEPPEPVYANVERQPRATSPHAAAAPPSGPVWETHTDASTGRPYYHDPDTGVTTWESPFETAEGATGPATSPASVGSQESLEAEWGQYWDEESRRVFFYNPLTGETVWEDEPEEEPEEEPQEEAEEELEMQPCMSPGSPRDQRPPTPETDYPELLTSYPEEDYFPVGSFSEPGPSSPLTAPPGWSCHISPDKQMLHTNHFTQEQWVRLEDQHGKPYFYKPEDSSVQWELPQRHPSKLSTPEYTVELKGASLSWAPKEKSSKKNVLESADLPLGEESEISSADFGSSERLGNWQEDDACQSAASLALSTASVESDLSRVRHKLRKFLQRRPTMQSLREKGYIKDQVFGCALAALCERERSPVPSFVQQCIRTVEARGMHHGWTLDIDGLYRISGHLATIQKLRYKVDHDERLDLDDGLWEDVHVITDALKLFFPELPEPLFPFSHFSQFIAAIKLQDHAQRSRCVRDLVRTLPAPNLDTLRVLFQHLCRVIEHGEQNRMSVQSVAIVFGPTLLRPETEETTVPVTMVFQNQVVELILQQCSEIFPPH; encoded by the exons GTGGACGAACCCCCGGAGCCCGTGTACGCAAACGTAGAACGGCAGCCGCGGGCCACTTCGCCCCACGCAGCCGCTGCTCCTCCATCCGGCCCGGTGTGGGAGACGCACACGGACGCGAGCACCGGGCGCCCCTATTACCACGATCCCGACACGGGCGTGACCACCTGGGAGTCGCCCTTCGAGACTGCTGAAGGCGCCACTGGCCCGGCCACCTCCCCGGCCTCAGTGGGCAGCCAGGAGAGCCTTGAGGCAGAGTGGGGCCAGTACTGGGATGAGGAGAGCCGCAGGGTGTTCTTCTACAACCCGCTGACGGGCGAGACAGTCTGGGAGGACGAGCCAGAGGAGGAGCCGGAGGAAGAGCCCCAGGAAGAGGCCGAGGAAGAGCTGGAGATGCAGCCCTGCATGAGCCCTGGCAGCCCCAGGGACCAGAGG CCCCCCACCCCTGAGACAGACTACCCCGAATTGCTGACCAGTTACCCGGAAGAGGACTATTTCCCCGTGGGTTCCTTCAGTGAGCCTGGCCCCTCCTCTCCCTTAACTGCACCCCCTGGCTGGTCCTGTCACATCAGCCCCGACAAACAGATGCTCCACACCAACCACTTCACCCAAGAGCAG TGGGTGAGGTTGGAGGACCAGCATGGGAAGCCATACTTCTACAAGCCAGAGGACTCCTCTGTTCAGTGGGAGCTGCCCCAG AGGCACCCTTCCAAGCTCTCCACCCCTGAGTACACAGTGGAGCTGAAGGGGGCCTCTCTCTCCTGGGCCCCCAAAGAGAAATCCAGCAAGAAGAATGTGTTGGAG TCTGCAGATCTTCCCCTGGGAGAGGAAAGTGAGATCAGCAGCGCAGACTTCGGGTCTAGTGAGCGCCTGGGAAACTGGCAAGAGGATGATGCGTGCCAGAGTGCAG CCTCACTAGCACTGAGCACCGCGAGCGTGGAGAGCGACTTGAGTAGGGTCCGGCATAAGCTCCGCAAGTTCCTACAGAGGAGGCCCACAATGCAGTCGCTACGGGAGAAGGGCTACATCAAAG ACCAGGTGTTCGGCTGCGCACTGGCTGCCCTGTGTGAACGCGAGAGGAGCCCGGTGCCAAGCTTTGTGCAGCAGTGCATCCGCACGGTCGAGGCTCGGGGTATGCACCAC gGCTGGACATTGGACATTGACGGGCTCTACCGCATCAGTGGACACCTGGCCACCATCCAGAAGCTGCGCTATAAGGTAGACCACG ATGAGCGTCTGGACCTGGACGATGGGCTCTGGGAGGACGTCCACGTGATCACGGACGCCCTGAAGCTCTTCTTCCCAGAGCTGCCTGAGCCCCTTTTCCCCTTCTCACACTTCAGCCAGTTCATCGCGGCCATCA AGCTGCAGGACCATGCCCAGCGCAGCCGCTGTGTGCGTGACCTGGTGCGCACCTTGCCCGCCCCCAACCTCGACACGCTGCGGGTGCTCTTCCAGCACCTGTGCAG GGTGATCGAGCACGGGGAGCAGAACCGCATGTCGGTGCAGAGCGTGGCCATTGTGTTCGGGCCCACATTGCTGCGGCCTGAGACGGAGGAGACCACCGTGCCCGTGACCATGGTGTTCCAGAACCAGGTGGTGGAGCTCATCCTGCAGCAGTGCTCGGAGATCTTCCCACCGCACTGA